A genomic segment from Nitrospirota bacterium encodes:
- a CDS encoding septum formation initiator family protein, translating to MRKFTGNISLSKKQKRWMFFAITGIASVYLIISFLFYDIGFIKYLKMRGEYNRINADIKRLQEGNKNIREEVKLLKTDPDYIEAYAREKLGLVKEGEIIYRFEDPDKSNIKNQK from the coding sequence ATGAGAAAATTTACAGGAAATATAAGTCTGTCAAAGAAACAAAAAAGATGGATGTTTTTTGCAATAACAGGGATTGCCTCTGTATACCTGATTATTTCTTTCCTTTTTTATGACATCGGCTTCATTAAATACCTTAAGATGAGGGGCGAGTATAACAGGATCAATGCGGATATAAAACGTCTGCAGGAAGGAAATAAAAATATACGTGAAGAAGTAAAATTGCTTAAGACAGATCCGGATTATATAGAGGCATACGCTCGGGAAAAACTGGGGCTTGTAAAGGAAGGAGAGATCATTTACAGGTTCGAGGATCCGGATAAATCAAATATTAAAAATCAAAAATAG
- the eno gene encoding phosphopyruvate hydratase — translation MSEIMDVYAREILDSRGNPTVEVDIVLENGILGRASVPSGASTGKNEALELRDGDKGRYLGKGVENAVANIMERIGPEILTIDVAEQVLIDKIMLEMDGTENKGNLGANAILGVSLAVAKAAADDTGLPLYRYIGGVSARELPVPLMNILNGGKHADNNLDLQEFMIVPVGTDNVRDAIRMGAEVFHSLKGILHEKEYNTSTGDEGGFAPNLSSNEEAIQLIIVAIEKAGYRPGEDILIALDAASSEFCKKGKYYFKGEGKEGRSSEDMVSFYEDLVNRYPIISIEDGLAEDDWDGWKKLTSRLGSRVQLVGDDIFVTNVKLLEKGIKQCVANSILVKVNQIGTLTETLDSVEMAKRAGYTAVISHRSGETEDTTIADLSVACNAGQIKTGSLSRTDRLAKYNQLIRIEDELGETAIFKGRQAFKV, via the coding sequence ATGAGTGAAATAATGGATGTCTATGCAAGAGAAATCCTTGATTCACGGGGCAATCCGACAGTGGAGGTAGATATTGTTTTGGAAAATGGGATCTTGGGCCGGGCATCGGTTCCGTCAGGTGCTTCGACTGGAAAGAATGAGGCGCTGGAACTAAGGGATGGAGACAAGGGGCGGTATCTTGGCAAGGGTGTGGAAAATGCGGTGGCTAATATCATGGAAAGAATCGGTCCTGAGATACTCACTATAGATGTTGCCGAGCAGGTACTGATAGACAAAATTATGCTGGAAATGGACGGCACGGAGAATAAGGGCAACCTCGGGGCAAACGCAATACTGGGTGTGTCTCTGGCCGTAGCTAAGGCAGCGGCTGATGATACCGGGCTCCCCCTCTACCGCTATATTGGCGGTGTAAGTGCAAGAGAGCTGCCTGTACCTCTGATGAATATATTGAATGGCGGAAAACATGCTGACAATAACCTGGACCTGCAGGAATTTATGATTGTGCCTGTCGGAACTGATAATGTAAGAGATGCAATCAGGATGGGTGCTGAGGTATTTCATTCCCTGAAGGGCATACTCCATGAAAAGGAATACAATACGTCAACAGGTGACGAAGGAGGCTTTGCACCGAACTTATCGTCCAATGAAGAGGCCATCCAATTGATAATCGTTGCGATCGAGAAGGCGGGCTACAGACCGGGAGAGGACATCCTGATAGCACTGGATGCAGCATCAAGCGAGTTTTGTAAAAAAGGGAAATATTATTTCAAGGGTGAGGGGAAAGAAGGCCGGTCATCCGAAGATATGGTCAGCTTTTATGAAGACCTGGTAAACAGATATCCCATAATCTCTATTGAAGACGGATTGGCAGAGGATGACTGGGATGGATGGAAGAAGCTCACATCAAGGCTTGGCAGCAGGGTACAGCTCGTAGGAGATGATATATTTGTCACGAATGTCAAATTGCTGGAGAAGGGTATAAAGCAGTGCGTTGCCAACTCAATACTTGTTAAGGTTAATCAGATAGGGACATTGACAGAGACGCTTGATTCTGTTGAGATGGCGAAGAGGGCAGGATACACAGCAGTCATTTCCCATCGCTCCGGAGAGACAGAGGATACAACAATAGCTGACCTGTCGGTAGCATGTAATGCCGGTCAGATCAAGACAGGTTCTTTATCGAGGACTGACAGGCTTGCCAAATATAACCAGCTTATCAGGATAGAGGATGAACTGGGGGAAACGGCCATTTTCAAAGGCAGACAGGCCTTCAAGGTATGA
- the gatB gene encoding Asp-tRNA(Asn)/Glu-tRNA(Gln) amidotransferase subunit GatB: protein MKKYEAVIGLEVHAQLRTRSKIFCGCSTKFGALPNTQTCPVCIGLPGVLPVLNREAVNYAVMMAIATDSRIEPYCRFARKNYFYPDLPKGYQISQYELPLSTGGYIDIDADGGIKKINLTRIHMEEDAGKSIHDGSADSSLVDLNRAGVPLIEIVSEPDIRTPEDAVSYLKKLREIVRYLEICDGNMEEGSFRCDANVSVRPAGEKALGTKAEVKNMNSFRYVQKALEYEINRQIGVIESGGRIVQETRLWDTDRGVTVSMRSKEEAHDYRYFPEPDLVPLEVSAEWQEEIKKRLPELPDEKRERFVHDYDIPEYDAQVLTASRALANYFEECVKEYRSPKALSNWIMGDLLRELKLSGTDIDDSPVRPPHLSRMIKMIDEGVISGKIAKTIFEDMCRTGKDPEAIVKEKGLVQVTDEGEIEKFIAQVISENPKEAEAYRGGKDKLIGFFVGQVMKLSAGKANPAKVNELLKKQLNG, encoded by the coding sequence ATGAAAAAATACGAGGCAGTAATAGGGCTTGAGGTTCATGCCCAGCTCCGGACCAGGTCCAAGATATTCTGCGGCTGCAGCACTAAATTCGGCGCTTTGCCAAATACGCAGACATGTCCCGTATGTATTGGTCTTCCAGGAGTTCTTCCTGTGTTGAACAGGGAGGCGGTTAATTATGCTGTTATGATGGCAATTGCCACAGACAGCAGGATCGAGCCATACTGCCGTTTTGCGAGGAAAAACTATTTCTATCCTGATCTCCCCAAGGGTTACCAGATATCTCAGTATGAACTTCCCTTATCAACAGGCGGATATATTGATATAGATGCGGATGGCGGAATAAAAAAGATTAATCTGACCAGGATACATATGGAAGAGGATGCAGGCAAGTCCATTCATGATGGTTCTGCAGATTCGAGTCTCGTTGATTTAAACCGGGCTGGTGTACCGCTTATTGAGATTGTAAGTGAACCTGATATACGCACTCCAGAAGATGCTGTTAGCTATCTGAAGAAGCTGAGAGAAATAGTGCGCTATCTTGAAATATGTGACGGCAATATGGAGGAAGGAAGTTTCCGTTGTGATGCTAATGTATCTGTAAGACCTGCTGGAGAGAAGGCATTAGGTACTAAGGCAGAGGTGAAAAATATGAATTCCTTCAGATATGTACAAAAGGCGCTGGAGTATGAAATCAACAGACAGATAGGCGTCATTGAGAGTGGCGGCAGGATTGTTCAGGAAACCAGGTTGTGGGATACTGACAGGGGAGTTACAGTCTCCATGAGGTCAAAAGAAGAAGCACATGATTACAGATATTTCCCGGAACCGGATCTAGTCCCTCTGGAGGTTTCAGCAGAATGGCAGGAGGAGATTAAAAAGAGACTTCCGGAATTGCCTGATGAAAAGAGGGAGAGATTTGTGCACGACTATGATATACCGGAATACGATGCACAGGTACTTACCGCATCAAGGGCGCTTGCGAACTATTTTGAAGAATGTGTAAAGGAGTACCGCAGTCCGAAGGCCTTAAGCAACTGGATAATGGGAGATCTTCTGCGGGAGCTGAAACTTTCAGGTACGGACATTGATGATTCTCCTGTAAGACCTCCTCATTTGTCCAGGATGATAAAGATGATAGATGAAGGTGTAATAAGCGGTAAGATAGCCAAAACCATATTTGAAGATATGTGCAGGACGGGGAAAGATCCTGAAGCAATAGTAAAAGAAAAGGGGCTTGTCCAGGTTACGGATGAAGGTGAAATAGAAAAGTTTATAGCACAGGTTATATCCGAAAACCCTAAGGAAGCAGAGGCGTATCGGGGCGGAAAAGATAAGTTGATAGGTTTTTTTGTCGGACAGGTGATGAAATTGTCAGCTGGAAAGGCCAACCCGGCGAAGGTGAATGAACTGTTGAAGAAACAACTTAACGGTTAA